The sequence below is a genomic window from Halosegnis marinus.
ACCCTTCAGCGATCGACTGGTCGATCTCCAGCCACTGTGATGCCAACCGTCTCGTTTCGCGGTTGATTGCGTCTGCTTCGCGTTCGAGCCACCGCCGTTGTTGGGAGCTGAATGCCTCCTCGATTGCTGCAGTCGCATTTTGGACAGCCTCCTCTAGCTCAGCCTGCTCCTCCACAACAGCCGCCCCTGCAGCAGTGGGCGTCTTTGCGCGATGATCTGACACTTGCTCGATGAGTGGTTCATCTGCGTCGTGTCCGATTGCAGCGACGGTTGGCGTCGAGCAATCGGCTGCCGCTCGCACGACGGGCTCAGCATTGAATGGTCGCAGCGCCGTTTCACTGCCACCACCGCGCGAGATGATCAGCGCCTCCGCGTCAGATGCATCGGCTGCCTCGATCGCATCGACGAGCTCGGACGATGCCGATTTTCCCTGGACAGTGCTCCCGAAGACATCAATGTTGACTGTAGGGTAGCGAGTGTGGATACTCTCGATGAGATCCTGCTCTGCGTCACTTCCGGGCGCAGTCACGATCGCGACACGAGCTGGAAACTGAGGAATGGCTGCTTTCCGCTCGGGCGCAAAGAGCCCCTCCTCTGCCAGTGTCTCCTCAAGAGCTGCGAGGCGTTTCCAGTATGCATTCTCGCCGACTGCGTGCGCCTCGCCGACCTCCAGGCTTGGATAGCCACCACCCTCAAAGTAATTCAGCCTGCCACGGACTGCGACGATCATCTCCGGTTCTAGCTCCACACCAATATCGTCGCGGCGACTTTGCCACACCACGCATTTGATCTTCTTGTTAG
It includes:
- the xseA gene encoding exodeoxyribonuclease VII large subunit gives rise to the protein MAGDSTLDEVDEPELPDGVGLNELVPVETVTGTLRGLFKGFDKYDESLLVGAVTDLSGDADHLYFSLAAAHANKKIKCVVWQSRRDDIGVELEPEMIVAVRGRLNYFEGGGYPSLEVGEAHAVGENAYWKRLAALEETLAEEGLFAPERKAAIPQFPARVAIVTAPGSDAEQDLIESIHTRYPTVNIDVFGSTVQGKSASSELVDAIEAADASDAEALIISRGGGSETALRPFNAEPVVRAAADCSTPTVAAIGHDADEPLIEQVSDHRAKTPTAAGAAVVEEQAELEEAVQNATAAIEEAFSSQQRRWLEREADAINRETRRLASQWLEIDQSIAEGYRAQWRKWQRGRATMIESESDRLTSDWLDETEAEIDRTAAQHITHWIETERLAIKSGFERSLAGNLRVWERDIESAYTGLRTDWIERTRADINQAVRTIDQEHTLATERTGNRRTRLILYGIITALIITVLVLLATLGGLL